The following proteins are encoded in a genomic region of Cyclonatronum proteinivorum:
- the dhaL gene encoding dihydroxyacetone kinase subunit DhaL has translation MLSKKQIVTWLTLCHEVLEENKTWLTQLDTAIGDADHGNNMHRGFKKVHAQLSELADKDIGAIFKAVAMTLISTVGGASGPLYGTFFLQAGNKMAGKQELSETDVAAMMRAGLDGVKMRGKAQPGDKTMVDVLSPVTEALEQNINDGMPVIEALAKAVEVAEQGVKDTIPLVAKKGRASYLGERSKGHQDPGATSSKLIVECLYKAARADS, from the coding sequence ATGCTTTCAAAAAAACAAATTGTTACATGGCTGACCCTTTGCCATGAAGTGCTTGAAGAGAATAAAACATGGCTGACCCAACTCGATACCGCAATCGGGGATGCTGATCACGGTAACAATATGCACCGCGGGTTCAAAAAAGTACATGCACAGCTCTCTGAATTAGCAGATAAGGATATAGGGGCGATATTCAAAGCCGTGGCAATGACCCTCATTTCCACGGTTGGTGGTGCTTCCGGTCCGTTGTACGGCACATTCTTTTTGCAGGCCGGTAACAAAATGGCAGGGAAGCAGGAGCTTTCTGAAACGGATGTGGCCGCCATGATGAGAGCCGGTCTCGACGGTGTGAAAATGCGTGGCAAGGCTCAGCCCGGTGACAAAACGATGGTTGATGTGCTGAGCCCGGTAACAGAAGCATTGGAGCAAAACATTAATGATGGCATGCCGGTCATTGAAGCGCTTGCTAAGGCGGTTGAAGTGGCGGAGCAGGGGGTGAAAGACACCATTCCGCTTGTTGCTAAAAAAGGACGGGCAAGTTATTTGGGAGAGCGCAGCAAAGGCCATCAGGATCCCGGAGCAACCTCCTCCAAACTCATCGTTGAGTGTCTTTACAAGGCAGCCCGCGCGGATTCATAA
- a CDS encoding glycoside hydrolase family 13 protein, with protein MSEARSGFVPEWAKGIVWYQIFPERFWRGLEHNDPTLHDQRNAWPHNLDAPYQTHPWNSDWYARQPYEQGNGMNLSDTLQRRRYGGDLQGVLDRLDYLQDLGVEAIYFNPLFEAPSSHKYDGATYHHIDPNFGPDPDGDRALIATETPHDPKTWVWTSADKLFLRLIEELHARGMRLIIDGVFNHMGLNSWVYNDLVEKQRDSAFSDWMKVKKWADETEDGSTQIKTWWGFKELPEIMQNRAGITAGPRQYIFDITRRWMDPLGNGDLSKGVDGWRLDVAFCVKHPFWKKWRKHVRSINPEAYLLAEVIDAPEKQVPYLKGDEFDAVMNYNFAFALSEYFIKDGNDALPSELDTKLRVLREAYPHEVTHVMHNLLGSHDTDRVASRIVNSNLFTMRNWSEYYERAKKVNPDYKTGRPNDTARLIQKLMVVFQMTYIGSPGIYYGDEAGMWGPNDPCNRKPMVWPELKYDVEAVFPNEPGRAAESYGFDHNLHNLHKRLIALRKAYPELAKGEYRTFVTDDAYQVFGFERYLGGEITLVMFNTGPKMYESRHAGYGNAELLFSLNARMLEGGICSMHPGSAVILKKRG; from the coding sequence ATGAGCGAAGCACGCAGCGGTTTTGTGCCGGAATGGGCGAAGGGCATTGTTTGGTATCAGATTTTCCCGGAGCGTTTTTGGCGCGGACTGGAACACAACGACCCAACTCTTCACGATCAGCGGAATGCCTGGCCGCATAATCTGGATGCGCCGTATCAGACGCACCCCTGGAACAGCGACTGGTATGCGCGGCAGCCTTACGAGCAGGGCAACGGCATGAATCTCTCCGACACGCTGCAGCGGCGGCGCTACGGTGGCGACCTTCAGGGCGTGCTCGACCGGCTTGACTATCTGCAGGATCTGGGCGTGGAAGCGATCTATTTCAATCCGCTGTTCGAAGCCCCTTCGAGCCACAAATACGACGGTGCGACCTATCATCATATTGATCCCAATTTTGGTCCTGATCCCGATGGCGACCGGGCACTCATCGCGACCGAAACCCCGCATGATCCCAAAACCTGGGTGTGGACTTCCGCTGATAAACTTTTCCTGCGTCTGATCGAGGAACTGCACGCCCGCGGCATGCGGCTGATTATAGACGGGGTGTTCAATCACATGGGCCTCAACAGCTGGGTTTACAATGATCTGGTAGAGAAACAGCGGGATTCCGCTTTTAGCGATTGGATGAAGGTTAAAAAGTGGGCCGACGAAACCGAGGATGGCAGTACGCAGATCAAAACGTGGTGGGGCTTTAAAGAGCTGCCGGAGATCATGCAGAACCGTGCGGGCATCACTGCAGGGCCGCGGCAGTACATTTTCGATATCACCCGCCGGTGGATGGACCCGCTCGGCAACGGCGACCTGAGCAAGGGCGTGGATGGCTGGCGCCTTGACGTAGCCTTTTGCGTGAAGCATCCTTTCTGGAAAAAATGGCGGAAGCACGTGCGCAGCATCAACCCTGAGGCCTATTTACTCGCTGAGGTCATCGACGCCCCTGAAAAGCAGGTGCCATATCTCAAAGGGGATGAATTTGACGCCGTCATGAACTACAATTTTGCGTTTGCACTGTCCGAATACTTCATCAAAGACGGCAACGATGCCCTGCCATCGGAGCTCGACACCAAACTCCGCGTGCTTCGCGAAGCCTATCCGCACGAGGTCACACATGTGATGCACAACCTACTCGGCAGTCACGACACCGACCGTGTGGCCTCGCGTATTGTCAACTCAAATCTGTTCACGATGCGGAACTGGAGCGAATACTATGAGCGGGCCAAAAAGGTGAATCCGGATTACAAAACCGGTCGCCCTAACGATACTGCCCGCCTCATCCAAAAACTCATGGTCGTATTTCAGATGACTTACATCGGCTCGCCCGGCATTTACTATGGGGACGAAGCCGGGATGTGGGGGCCAAACGACCCTTGCAACCGCAAGCCAATGGTGTGGCCCGAATTGAAATATGATGTCGAAGCGGTATTCCCGAACGAGCCGGGCCGTGCAGCTGAAAGCTATGGTTTCGATCACAACCTGCACAACCTGCACAAACGCCTGATCGCGCTCCGCAAGGCTTACCCGGAGCTCGCCAAGGGCGAATACCGCACTTTCGTGACCGATGATGCATATCAGGTGTTTGGTTTTGAGCGCTACCTCGGCGGTGAAATCACACTTGTGATGTTCAACACAGGGCCGAAAATGTATGAAAGCCGTCATGCGGGCTATGGGAATGCCGAACTTCTTTTTTCACTGAATGCCCGAATGCTCGAGGGCGGCATTTGTTCCATGCACCCGGGCAGTGCCGTTATTCTCAAAAAGAGAGGGTAG
- a CDS encoding type II toxin-antitoxin system RelE/ParE family toxin, with translation MTNRLKNYQRYIPLSKKTFSRLIESLTANPETGISIGNGFYKIRMAITSKGKGKSAGARVITFVKITDSSVFLTSVYDKSDKVTISEKEIEKIVAQLPGCES, from the coding sequence TTGACAAACAGGCTAAAAAACTATCAAAGATATATCCCTCTTTCAAAAAAGACCTTTTCCCGGCTGATAGAATCACTGACCGCTAACCCTGAAACCGGAATTTCGATTGGGAACGGCTTTTATAAAATCAGAATGGCAATCACTTCGAAAGGAAAAGGAAAATCTGCAGGGGCGAGGGTAATTACGTTTGTAAAGATTACTGACTCTTCGGTTTTTTTGACGAGTGTTTATGATAAGTCAGACAAAGTGACCATTTCAGAGAAAGAAATTGAGAAGATTGTAGCTCAACTTCCCGGGTGTGAAAGTTGA
- the ptsP gene encoding phosphoenolpyruvate--protein phosphotransferase: MTGIVAVSHSAKLAESVLELAMEMGRDHLKVASAGGVDDPENPIGTDAMKIFEAIEKVYSDDGVLVFMDMGSAIMSTELALDFFDEERRSNIHLCEAPFVEGIVAATALAATGAGIEEIIEEARFSVRGKASQLGVDYAAIYGGGSTGADAESGDKAIGKEFTLKNTMGLHARPAARLVAAIAQAGANVRVRNLSKGSAYVSGRSMNSLLSLNAQQHDVVELLFPESGSEALMAEIAEMFQSNFGESTAPAPRRRPSLEKEAGTNLPENGLLTGLPISPGYAVGPVVKRTMSLPDVEEQNADDPQAEQQLLEDALEKAAEEIETIKRQSIAEIGEEDAAIFDAQILLLRDPELLSGVEERIIQGKTAASAWRSGLNDVVSLYQNIGENTLLSTRMIDLIDVGIRVLENITGIRYSAATPDQPSILCMNDISPSDAASLEPDKVLAICCESGSDVSHSAIIARSLGIPTIFNIGKIMHKIPEGEMAAVNAETGELFVNPDQAVLARIATERERWLEVKQKAHLSRKEKGQTGCGTRLRVLANVGNEHEINQVLDLGAEGVGLFRTEFLFMERTKVPDEQEQFEAYKLAAKALGKKRPLTIRTLDVGGDKPVPYLHIEGEENPFLGRRGIRYCLDERDLFKTQLRAILRASAYGHIEIMFPMIANIGELEAAFQLLDEAAAELDAQNQKYDKDLKKGIMVEVPAAVENLKEILPLVDFVSIGTNDLSQYVMAADRTNAAVSGLASYYQPAVLRVIERVIRMANESGTDVSMCGEMARDTLVSPLLVAWGLRKYSMSAAGIPEFKYMARKIHQERFADLSGAIAGCTSPDEVRETLRRFAAS; the protein is encoded by the coding sequence ATGACCGGAATTGTCGCCGTTTCACATAGTGCTAAACTGGCTGAGAGTGTACTCGAGCTCGCAATGGAAATGGGAAGAGATCATCTTAAAGTGGCTTCGGCTGGCGGGGTCGATGACCCTGAGAATCCTATTGGCACCGATGCCATGAAGATTTTTGAAGCCATTGAAAAAGTATATTCCGATGACGGGGTTCTTGTTTTCATGGATATGGGAAGTGCCATCATGAGCACTGAGCTCGCTCTTGACTTTTTTGATGAAGAACGGCGGTCAAATATTCATCTTTGTGAAGCACCTTTTGTTGAAGGTATTGTAGCGGCTACAGCACTTGCGGCAACAGGAGCAGGAATTGAAGAAATTATAGAAGAAGCCCGGTTTTCGGTACGTGGCAAAGCAAGTCAGCTGGGTGTCGATTATGCAGCCATCTATGGCGGTGGCAGTACCGGAGCGGACGCTGAAAGCGGCGATAAAGCGATAGGGAAAGAATTTACGCTCAAAAACACCATGGGACTTCACGCGCGGCCCGCAGCACGGCTCGTCGCAGCTATTGCACAGGCCGGAGCGAACGTACGGGTAAGGAACCTCAGCAAGGGCAGCGCTTATGTGTCAGGACGCAGCATGAACAGCTTGTTGTCCCTGAATGCACAGCAGCATGACGTCGTGGAGCTTCTGTTTCCGGAAAGCGGCAGCGAAGCGCTGATGGCTGAAATCGCGGAAATGTTTCAGTCCAATTTCGGTGAATCTACAGCGCCCGCACCAAGGCGCAGGCCTTCCCTTGAGAAAGAAGCCGGGACAAATCTGCCTGAAAACGGCTTGCTCACCGGCCTGCCCATTTCCCCCGGCTATGCGGTTGGTCCGGTTGTGAAGCGCACCATGAGCCTGCCTGATGTTGAAGAACAAAACGCCGACGACCCGCAGGCCGAGCAGCAACTTCTTGAAGACGCGCTGGAAAAAGCAGCTGAAGAAATCGAAACCATCAAGCGGCAAAGTATCGCGGAAATCGGAGAAGAAGACGCCGCAATATTCGACGCCCAAATCCTTCTTCTTCGCGATCCGGAACTGTTGAGCGGGGTTGAAGAGCGGATTATACAGGGAAAAACAGCAGCAAGTGCCTGGCGGAGCGGACTCAATGATGTGGTGAGTCTTTATCAGAACATCGGCGAGAATACCTTACTCTCAACCCGCATGATCGATCTGATTGATGTAGGTATTCGGGTGCTCGAAAACATTACCGGTATCCGGTATTCGGCTGCAACGCCGGATCAGCCCAGCATTTTGTGCATGAACGACATCAGCCCTTCAGACGCAGCTTCCCTGGAACCGGACAAGGTGCTGGCAATCTGTTGCGAAAGCGGCAGCGACGTTTCACACAGCGCGATTATAGCGCGGTCGTTGGGCATTCCGACTATTTTCAACATCGGCAAAATCATGCATAAAATTCCGGAAGGAGAAATGGCAGCAGTTAATGCCGAAACGGGTGAGCTGTTTGTTAATCCGGATCAGGCGGTACTTGCCCGGATTGCGACCGAGCGCGAACGCTGGCTTGAAGTGAAGCAAAAGGCGCACCTCTCCCGCAAGGAAAAAGGGCAAACCGGCTGCGGTACGCGCCTTCGGGTACTTGCCAATGTGGGCAATGAGCACGAAATCAATCAGGTGCTTGATTTGGGTGCCGAAGGCGTCGGTTTATTCCGGACCGAATTCCTGTTCATGGAGCGCACAAAAGTGCCCGATGAACAGGAGCAGTTTGAAGCCTACAAACTGGCAGCGAAAGCGCTTGGCAAAAAGCGACCGCTTACCATCCGAACCCTTGATGTGGGTGGCGACAAGCCCGTGCCTTACCTCCACATCGAAGGGGAAGAAAACCCGTTTCTGGGTCGCCGCGGTATCCGGTACTGCCTCGATGAGCGCGATCTGTTCAAAACGCAGCTTCGGGCGATACTCAGGGCCTCAGCCTATGGACACATTGAAATCATGTTCCCGATGATTGCCAATATCGGTGAGCTGGAAGCCGCGTTTCAGCTGCTGGATGAAGCAGCTGCCGAACTCGACGCCCAAAATCAGAAGTACGACAAAGACCTGAAAAAAGGCATCATGGTGGAAGTCCCCGCAGCCGTCGAAAACCTGAAGGAGATTCTGCCTTTGGTCGATTTTGTGAGCATAGGCACCAACGATCTGTCGCAGTACGTGATGGCCGCTGACCGCACCAATGCTGCCGTTTCCGGCCTTGCGAGCTACTATCAGCCGGCGGTGCTGCGGGTGATTGAGCGGGTTATCCGCATGGCCAACGAATCCGGAACCGACGTTTCCATGTGCGGCGAAATGGCCCGCGATACGCTGGTATCACCGCTTCTCGTGGCCTGGGGCCTGCGCAAATACAGCATGAGCGCAGCCGGCATCCCTGAGTTCAAATATATGGCCCGCAAAATCCATCAGGAAAGGTTCGCTGACCTTTCCGGCGCCATTGCAGGCTGCACCAGCCCCGACGAAGTCCGTGAAACCCTGCGCCGCTTTGCTGCAAGCTGA
- the dhaK gene encoding dihydroxyacetone kinase subunit DhaK, with protein MKKLINHPDNVIKEQLEGMQAAHADLIKVNFEPYYITRAGGPVQGKVALVSGGGSGHEPMHGGFVGHGMLHAACPGEVFTSPTPDQMHEAAKAAHGGAGVLNIVKNYTGDVMNFEMAAELAIAEGIQVQNIVIDDDVAVKDSLYTAGRRGVGATVLIEKICGAASEEGYDLKALSALCRTLNQNARSMGMALTSCITPANGSPSFEIGDDEMEIGIGIHGEPGIQRDKMKTVDEIAEMMTVGILEDGAYSRILKEWDQDKGEWAEFEYVDEPFKKGDNVIAFVNSMGGTPVSELYGVYRKMAQVTDKFGIKIVRNLIGPYITSLEMQGCSITLMKVDDKMVKLWDAPVYTPGLKWGM; from the coding sequence ATGAAAAAACTCATCAATCACCCCGATAACGTCATTAAAGAGCAACTTGAAGGCATGCAGGCTGCACATGCAGACCTCATCAAAGTGAATTTTGAACCTTATTACATCACCCGTGCTGGCGGTCCGGTACAGGGAAAGGTCGCGCTTGTCTCCGGCGGCGGAAGCGGTCATGAACCCATGCACGGTGGCTTTGTAGGTCATGGCATGCTGCATGCGGCCTGCCCCGGTGAGGTGTTTACCTCCCCCACACCTGATCAGATGCACGAAGCGGCAAAAGCTGCACATGGGGGCGCTGGCGTTCTCAATATTGTGAAGAATTACACTGGCGACGTCATGAATTTTGAAATGGCCGCGGAACTTGCCATTGCCGAAGGCATTCAGGTGCAGAATATTGTGATTGATGATGATGTGGCCGTAAAAGACAGCCTCTATACAGCCGGCCGTCGCGGCGTTGGGGCCACCGTCCTCATTGAGAAAATCTGCGGTGCCGCTTCAGAAGAAGGCTACGACCTCAAAGCCCTCTCAGCACTCTGCCGCACCCTGAACCAAAACGCCCGCAGCATGGGGATGGCCCTCACAAGCTGCATCACCCCGGCCAACGGTTCCCCGAGTTTTGAAATTGGTGATGATGAAATGGAAATCGGAATCGGCATTCACGGCGAGCCCGGCATTCAGCGCGACAAAATGAAGACGGTCGATGAAATTGCCGAAATGATGACCGTCGGTATTCTCGAAGACGGCGCCTACAGCAGAATACTGAAAGAATGGGATCAGGATAAAGGCGAATGGGCGGAGTTTGAATACGTTGATGAGCCCTTTAAAAAAGGTGACAACGTAATCGCATTTGTGAACAGCATGGGCGGCACACCCGTCTCTGAGCTTTACGGCGTGTACCGCAAAATGGCGCAGGTAACCGATAAATTCGGCATTAAAATCGTGCGCAACCTGATTGGTCCTTACATTACCTCCCTTGAGATGCAGGGCTGTTCCATCACCCTCATGAAAGTAGACGATAAAATGGTGAAACTGTGGGATGCACCGGTTTACACGCCCGGCCTGAAATGGGGCATGTAG